The genomic stretch GAACTTAGGGCTCAGTTGATTGCGAAAGCGGAGATTGTTGAAATGCAGAATACTTTTGAAGCTCAGTTTAAGGAACAATCTAGTACTATGTCTAGGCTTCAGGTGGTTGAAAAATGTTATATAATTGATGGATCATGTCGTTTCTTTGGTTACGGAGTTGGGAATTGTCAGGTTGATCATGTTTGTTTTCGCAGGAGCAACTTCGTGAAAAGGAACAGTCGATACATGAGCTTGAGAGGAAGATGGAAGAGAAGGAAAGAGAGTTGCATGCAGTGAGATTGGATAATGAAGCTGTATGTTATAGGAAAATTGGGTTGTATTATCCTTTGTGTTGTTAGGGTTTGCGCTCTTCGTAGCTATTTTGTTTGACACGTCTTTGATTGACAGGCTTGGGCTAAGGAAGACCTACTGAGGGAACAAAGCAATGAAATAGCCAACTACCGGTGAGCCTCGCTAGCTTGTCTGATTCTCTTGGCACATAGTCGGGATTGTGCTTTACTGTGTATGGTGATATTCTTCCCAATGTGATTTAAGGAATGAGTTTACCGGGTTTTTCATATAGGAGGGAACATGATAGCATTGAAGCTGAGAGAGCTCATCATAGACAACAGATACATGAACTACAAGAACATATACAGGAGAAAGAGAGACAGATGTTGGAATTGCAAGATCAGGTATGCTGCAAGCACAGATTGTTTTGTTTCCGTGTTAAAGCCATGCATATGATATTCTTTGTTCGAGTGCAGTCCTTTGTCTGTAATGATTTGTAGGCAGAGCTGACATTATGGTCGCTGATAGATTTTGTGATATGCTTATTATGACAGCATAGGGTAGCTCAAGAGACAATACTTTACAAGGACGAACAGATTAGGGAAGCACAAGCTTGGATGGGTCGAGTTCAGGAAATTGATGTTTTGCAATCAAGTACATTGCAAGCTGAGCTAAGAGAACGGACTGAGCAATTTAATCAGCTTTGGCTTGGCTCGCAAAGACAGGTTGAATTAATGGTCTTTTAACATAAAATATTTTGCCATATGAATTTGGTTGTTTCTACATGGTTGCATCATTTCATTGCGTCATGTTAAATCATGTCAAAACTCAAAAGCTATCTTATGGGCGTGTGCCAATTTTATGTGTATGCCTAAACTTTAGTTTTATTAAAATTAGTGTTGGGTTAGTATTTTTAGCCTCAATAAGTGCCTTTTTCATTTCGATCATATGGAAAGAACGTTTATGTGTGTAATCAATCGACACAATGGGAAGGCTGTGAGAATTTGAGCAGTTAAGGCTTTGTTACAATAATGCTGGTGATTGTTTGTGATTCTCCTTTGTGTTAAGTTAGAATCTCAGCTAATAATTTCTAGAGCTATTGCTAAAGGAAATACATATCTTCGACAATAAATATCAACAAACAATTTCTGACCTATATTCAATACCAGTTTGCAGAGATGGAGAGAATGCACATGCAGGCCATTCAACAATATCAGCTTGAACTGGCTGCTGTAAGAGGAAACACAGGAGTCTATAATGGTGAATCCAGCATGTCACAAAATGTATCAAGTGATGGATCTCAAATTGCACAGAACAATGGAAATCTCGTTGAAGCTAATGGAGGTGGTACACCAAATGGTAACTCTGGAGGTCTTGCTAACGGAAATACCGAATATGGTCAGCAATATGCTTCTTCCGGCAATTCATCTTCTCAGGTAGGTATCATAACACCTTGATTCTCTGTTCAATTTGGTAATAGATACATTTATTCTTATTTACTTTCACCGTCTTAAAAGATAGAAATAATAAATTTTGAAAAGTTATAACTGCTTTCATGTTGGAAATTATTGTAATTGGTATAATGGTAAAGCTGGTGATTACTGCTTACATTATATTTCGTGATGATCATattattctatttttttttcattcgtCTAGTGTCATTAGTCATCGAGTGGTTTAGTGACTGTCTGCTTCTACTGCCCAGTACATGGTTAAGACTTTTTTGTGTCTGCGATCTTCTTAGCTGGTCTAGTTTAAGCTCTGCTAACTATTTCTCCGTAACTACTAAAGACTGACCTGATGAAACTTTTGGTTCTGCTCAACTATAAGAGTTTTTATATAAATTATGGAGTTGAGGAGTCGAGGTTTATTTTCGTTAGGCTGATGTCACATAATTCTTGGTATGCTATCACATGGGAAATGTATATGGGATGAAGTTTGCTGCTCAGAAATGGAATAAGTCACTGTGATGGATGGATTTATGAACTGTGAATTCACTTTGTTTGAAAAACATTTATATGGGGGAGCCAGGCAAATTCTGTAGTAATGCCTGAGAGTACTGAGATATCTTATTTTCGGGATGAAAACCTGTTAAAACTTTGTAGTTAATAGTGTAGTTTAGGCCCCATGATTTGTCCTCTGCTTTGCTCTCTTTTGTAAAGCGGGTTTCAGGTTAGAGTGGGGGTGGGAGATGGATTGGCTCTTGGATTGAAttgtggatgattataaacagaGCATTTGGACAGTCACTAGTTTTATGTAATTTGGTGATTTTGGGTTAAGGATTAATGCTTAACACTCTTAATGTTTGTGCAATATTTAGATTTTAAGCAAGTGCCATAATTCGATATGAATACGTAACATATGATACATGATACTTTGGTAATAGTTAGTGATACATAGATTTTAAGCAAGCGCCATGATAGAATAGACTTGCACGATTAGCCGAGGGTTGAGTGATTCCGATAACCCAAGTTTTCAGGGCTATGGTCCTCACATTAAAATATTAGGATTTTGAGATTTCCTGAATAGCATCTAAACCAGCAGAGCGGGGTAGTTGCTTTGTCAGATGGATCAGTTAGCGGGAAATTTCAGGATTTTCTTTATGAGAGGTGGAATGTATCTTTGTCATCTTGTAGGAAATTGGTTTATCTTGGAATACTAGATAGTCTGGATTGGAAAATTAATTATGTAAATAGGTTTAGTGAATGATCTTTAATCCTCGCTCTCTATATCTTtctcttgcttctttatttctaAACATGTATTGCATTTTACTTTAAAAGAACTATTCTTAGACAGACCTCCAAGCATATTTTAGCTGCATTTTTAACATTATCAACTGGCCATACATTTGAAACTGTCATATAAGATGCAGCTCCCTAGgttacatttttttttattttaattatttggAACATTTTCACTGATCCATACGTTTACAAATCAGCTACTTGGATAGATATATACCTGCGCTTGGGGAGGGTCCACATCTTTTTTCTTGTAATACTTTCTTTAAAACCTATTTCGACTTGTTCAATTTTTGGATAAATCATCAGTTCTACTCAACTTAAGCCTACTTGTGCCAATGTTAGGTTGTCCCTATACAATTAATGTTACCATTTGTGATTTGTAAGATATTTTGTCATTTATTATAAGACTTGTTTTTGTGGGCCTGGTTTTTCTACTGTTTAAGGATGGACTTTAGCTTGTAGTTTCTTTCTTGCAACCATTACCACTACCTTTGCTTGTGTTTTGTGTTTGGATGTTTATGATTGTATGACATAGTctattaaaaaatttcaaatttagtTTTCTACCCTGAAGGCCGCTAATTGTGCTTTAAGTTTATCTTCTGAAATCACTTTTTTTTGTTATGGTAGACCAATCATACCCCAAGTCTCCCAATTACCCCGTCTATCATCGGGATTCCTTCATATCTTCCACCTGGACAAGTATCAGCAATGCATCCTTATGTTATGCATCAACAAGGAGCTGGTCAGGCTGTAGGATCACATATTCCCCAATCCCATGTTGGCCATTTTCATTCAGTACCGGCAATGACATCTTTTCACCAGTGGCAGAACCAACAGGTAAAACCATAGACGTTTCATATGCTTTACTTAGACATAGGTTTTTTTTCCTCATTATCAAACCTTGCTGATTATTCTCGTCGTTTTTAGGCTCCATCAGAGGGTCTCACAAAGTCGTCGGCAGATCAGTTTTCACTGTCCCAGGCTGAAGAAAATTCTTCAAGGTCTGGGTTCAATTACAGTTATGGGTTCTCTATCAATGAGCGGACTTTGCAACAAGACTATCTCAGTAACTCTATGAGTCAGAGAGTAGATCCTAGCTCTCAAATATCATCTACTGAGGAGGCACAGGTAATTTTACTTATATGTTAAAGGGATTCTGTTTATATAGTCAAATTTTTTGACATACATAGTTTTTGCCTGCAGACTCTCGAGTCAGTTGAAAGAAGCTATTTTGTTGATGCTGAAGCTCAGCACAACTTGCAGCAGATCTCTTCACAATTCCATGAGGCTTTACGCTTGGAACCTCTCAATAATACCACTGACATGAAGGTTTTGCTTTACACCCATGCCTTTAATTGTTTAACTTTATTAAATTCATTCTGCATGCTGTAAAAGACTAGGGGTTTATTACT from Silene latifolia isolate original U9 population chromosome 5, ASM4854445v1, whole genome shotgun sequence encodes the following:
- the LOC141656766 gene encoding uncharacterized protein LOC141656766 isoform X1 produces the protein MEATAASAARGVSMSQSSSPSRKQWRVVSEHPARNAGNEEVDRSRLGQSDERTIYEVQQGQELRDVMEFHSIQMDGIVSVDDGIVQQRIQNLARQREEMQQVEIELRAQLIAKAEIVEMQNTFEAQFKEQSSTMSRLQVEQLREKEQSIHELERKMEEKERELHAVRLDNEAAWAKEDLLREQSNEIANYRREHDSIEAERAHHRQQIHELQEHIQEKERQMLELQDQHRVAQETILYKDEQIREAQAWMGRVQEIDVLQSSTLQAELRERTEQFNQLWLGSQRQFAEMERMHMQAIQQYQLELAAVRGNTGVYNGESSMSQNVSSDGSQIAQNNGNLVEANGGGTPNGNSGGLANGNTEYGQQYASSGNSSSQTNHTPSLPITPSIIGIPSYLPPGQVSAMHPYVMHQQGAGQAVGSHIPQSHVGHFHSVPAMTSFHQWQNQQAPSEGLTKSSADQFSLSQAEENSSRSGFNYSYGFSINERTLQQDYLSNSMSQRVDPSSQISSTEEAQTLESVERSYFVDAEAQHNLQQISSQFHEALRLEPLNNTTDMKAHENEVGSIAANEPVSQDVMTEQPSSTASPSPLESSVQPVHVNEASLNCASDAVLSTEQTNSLASGTVPESALLDERALLASIVRTIPPGGKIRISSTLPNRLGKMLAPLRWHDYKKIYGKLDDFVASHPELFVIEGDYIQLREGAQGIIAATAAVAKVAAAAAAASSPYLSFFPPVAVTPMADFGRVKKMPSTESKPVRNVMSSSHPSTMQTQYSNGSAFNVTGNLSNVKILSKPKDPMEFNGQPLRVHAENGTHSDRSGLGNPQSKVPVHSRPVANFNGKQPGSHRTATALPSRR
- the LOC141656766 gene encoding uncharacterized protein LOC141656766 isoform X4; this translates as MEATAASAARGVSMSQSSSPSRKQWRVVSEHPARNAGNEEVDRSRLGQSDERTIYEVQQGQELRDVMEFHSIQMDGIVSVDDGIVQQRIQNLARQREEMQQVEIELRAQLIAKAEIVEMQNTFEAQFKEQSSTMSRLQVEQLREKEQSIHELERKMEEKERELHAVRLDNEAAWAKEDLLREQSNEIANYRREHDSIEAERAHHRQQIHELQEHIQEKERQMLELQDQHRVAQETILYKDEQIREAQAWMGRVQEIDVLQSSTLQAELRERTEQFNQLWLGSQRQFAEMERMHMQAIQQYQLELAAVRGNTGVYNGESSMSQNVSSDGSQIAQNNGNLVEANGGGTPNGNSGGLANGNTEYGQQYASSGNSSSQTNHTPSLPITPSIIGIPSYLPPGQVSAMHPYVMHQQGAGQAVGSHIPQSHVGHFHSVPAMTSFHQWQNQQAPSEGLTKSSADQFSLSQAEENSSRSGFNYSYGFSINERTLQQDYLSNSMSQRVDPSSQISSTEEAQTLESVERSYFVDAEAQHNLQQISSQFHEALRLEPLNNTTDMKAHENEVGSIAANEPVSQDVMTEQPSSTASPSPLESSVQPVHVNEASLNCASDAVLSTEQTNSLASGTVPESALLDERALLASIVRTIPPGGKIRISSTLPNRLGKMLAPLRWHDYKKIYGKLDDFVASHPELFVIEGDYIQLREGAQGIIAATAAVAKVAAAAAAASSPYLSFFPPVAVTPMADFGRVKKMPSTESKPVRNVMSSSHPSTMQTQYSNGSAFNVTGNLSNVKILSKPKDPMEFNGQPLRVHAENGTHSDRSGLGNPQSKVPVHSRPVANFNGKQPGRTATALPSRR
- the LOC141656766 gene encoding uncharacterized protein LOC141656766 isoform X2: MEATAASAARGVSMSQSSSPSRKQWRVVSEHPARNAGNEEVDRSRLGQSDERTIYEVQQGQELRDVMEFHSIQMDGIVSVDDGIVQQRIQNLARQREEMQQVEIELRAQLIAKAEIVEMQNTFEAQFKEQSSTMSRLQEQLREKEQSIHELERKMEEKERELHAVRLDNEAAWAKEDLLREQSNEIANYRREHDSIEAERAHHRQQIHELQEHIQEKERQMLELQDQHRVAQETILYKDEQIREAQAWMGRVQEIDVLQSSTLQAELRERTEQFNQLWLGSQRQFAEMERMHMQAIQQYQLELAAVRGNTGVYNGESSMSQNVSSDGSQIAQNNGNLVEANGGGTPNGNSGGLANGNTEYGQQYASSGNSSSQTNHTPSLPITPSIIGIPSYLPPGQVSAMHPYVMHQQGAGQAVGSHIPQSHVGHFHSVPAMTSFHQWQNQQAPSEGLTKSSADQFSLSQAEENSSRSGFNYSYGFSINERTLQQDYLSNSMSQRVDPSSQISSTEEAQTLESVERSYFVDAEAQHNLQQISSQFHEALRLEPLNNTTDMKAHENEVGSIAANEPVSQDVMTEQPSSTASPSPLESSVQPVHVNEASLNCASDAVLSTEQTNSLASGTVPESALLDERALLASIVRTIPPGGKIRISSTLPNRLGKMLAPLRWHDYKKIYGKLDDFVASHPELFVIEGDYIQLREGAQGIIAATAAVAKVAAAAAAASSPYLSFFPPVAVTPMADFGRVKKMPSTESKPVRNVMSSSHPSTMQTQYSNGSAFNVTGNLSNVKILSKPKDPMEFNGQPLRVHAENGTHSDRSGLGNPQSKVPVHSRPVANFNGKQPGSHRTATALPSRR
- the LOC141656766 gene encoding uncharacterized protein LOC141656766 isoform X5, yielding MEATAASAARGVSMSQSSSPSRKQWRVVSEHPARNAGNEEVDRSRLGQSDERTIYEQGQELRDVMEFHSIQMDGIVSVDDGIVQQRIQNLARQREEMQQVEIELRAQLIAKAEIVEMQNTFEAQFKEQSSTMSRLQEQLREKEQSIHELERKMEEKERELHAVRLDNEAAWAKEDLLREQSNEIANYRREHDSIEAERAHHRQQIHELQEHIQEKERQMLELQDQHRVAQETILYKDEQIREAQAWMGRVQEIDVLQSSTLQAELRERTEQFNQLWLGSQRQFAEMERMHMQAIQQYQLELAAVRGNTGVYNGESSMSQNVSSDGSQIAQNNGNLVEANGGGTPNGNSGGLANGNTEYGQQYASSGNSSSQTNHTPSLPITPSIIGIPSYLPPGQVSAMHPYVMHQQGAGQAVGSHIPQSHVGHFHSVPAMTSFHQWQNQQAPSEGLTKSSADQFSLSQAEENSSRSGFNYSYGFSINERTLQQDYLSNSMSQRVDPSSQISSTEEAQTLESVERSYFVDAEAQHNLQQISSQFHEALRLEPLNNTTDMKAHENEVGSIAANEPVSQDVMTEQPSSTASPSPLESSVQPVHVNEASLNCASDAVLSTEQTNSLASGTVPESALLDERALLASIVRTIPPGGKIRISSTLPNRLGKMLAPLRWHDYKKIYGKLDDFVASHPELFVIEGDYIQLREGAQGIIAATAAVAKVAAAAAAASSPYLSFFPPVAVTPMADFGRVKKMPSTESKPVRNVMSSSHPSTMQTQYSNGSAFNVTGNLSNVKILSKPKDPMEFNGQPLRVHAENGTHSDRSGLGNPQSKVPVHSRPVANFNGKQPGSHRTATALPSRR
- the LOC141656766 gene encoding uncharacterized protein LOC141656766 isoform X3, with translation MEATAASAARGVSMSQSSSPSRKQWRVVSEHPARNAGNEEVDRSRLGQSDERTIYEQGQELRDVMEFHSIQMDGIVSVDDGIVQQRIQNLARQREEMQQVEIELRAQLIAKAEIVEMQNTFEAQFKEQSSTMSRLQVEQLREKEQSIHELERKMEEKERELHAVRLDNEAAWAKEDLLREQSNEIANYRREHDSIEAERAHHRQQIHELQEHIQEKERQMLELQDQHRVAQETILYKDEQIREAQAWMGRVQEIDVLQSSTLQAELRERTEQFNQLWLGSQRQFAEMERMHMQAIQQYQLELAAVRGNTGVYNGESSMSQNVSSDGSQIAQNNGNLVEANGGGTPNGNSGGLANGNTEYGQQYASSGNSSSQTNHTPSLPITPSIIGIPSYLPPGQVSAMHPYVMHQQGAGQAVGSHIPQSHVGHFHSVPAMTSFHQWQNQQAPSEGLTKSSADQFSLSQAEENSSRSGFNYSYGFSINERTLQQDYLSNSMSQRVDPSSQISSTEEAQTLESVERSYFVDAEAQHNLQQISSQFHEALRLEPLNNTTDMKAHENEVGSIAANEPVSQDVMTEQPSSTASPSPLESSVQPVHVNEASLNCASDAVLSTEQTNSLASGTVPESALLDERALLASIVRTIPPGGKIRISSTLPNRLGKMLAPLRWHDYKKIYGKLDDFVASHPELFVIEGDYIQLREGAQGIIAATAAVAKVAAAAAAASSPYLSFFPPVAVTPMADFGRVKKMPSTESKPVRNVMSSSHPSTMQTQYSNGSAFNVTGNLSNVKILSKPKDPMEFNGQPLRVHAENGTHSDRSGLGNPQSKVPVHSRPVANFNGKQPGSHRTATALPSRR
- the LOC141656766 gene encoding uncharacterized protein LOC141656766 isoform X7, with amino-acid sequence MEATAASAARGVSMSQSSSPSRKQWRVVSEHPARNAGNEEVDRSRLGQSDERTIYEGQELRDVMEFHSIQMDGIVSVDDGIVQQRIQNLARQREEMQQVEIELRAQLIAKAEIVEMQNTFEAQFKEQSSTMSRLQEQLREKEQSIHELERKMEEKERELHAVRLDNEAAWAKEDLLREQSNEIANYRREHDSIEAERAHHRQQIHELQEHIQEKERQMLELQDQHRVAQETILYKDEQIREAQAWMGRVQEIDVLQSSTLQAELRERTEQFNQLWLGSQRQFAEMERMHMQAIQQYQLELAAVRGNTGVYNGESSMSQNVSSDGSQIAQNNGNLVEANGGGTPNGNSGGLANGNTEYGQQYASSGNSSSQTNHTPSLPITPSIIGIPSYLPPGQVSAMHPYVMHQQGAGQAVGSHIPQSHVGHFHSVPAMTSFHQWQNQQAPSEGLTKSSADQFSLSQAEENSSRSGFNYSYGFSINERTLQQDYLSNSMSQRVDPSSQISSTEEAQTLESVERSYFVDAEAQHNLQQISSQFHEALRLEPLNNTTDMKAHENEVGSIAANEPVSQDVMTEQPSSTASPSPLESSVQPVHVNEASLNCASDAVLSTEQTNSLASGTVPESALLDERALLASIVRTIPPGGKIRISSTLPNRLGKMLAPLRWHDYKKIYGKLDDFVASHPELFVIEGDYIQLREGAQGIIAATAAVAKVAAAAAAASSPYLSFFPPVAVTPMADFGRVKKMPSTESKPVRNVMSSSHPSTMQTQYSNGSAFNVTGNLSNVKILSKPKDPMEFNGQPLRVHAENGTHSDRSGLGNPQSKVPVHSRPVANFNGKQPGSHRTATALPSRR
- the LOC141656766 gene encoding uncharacterized protein LOC141656766 isoform X6 → MEATAASAARGVSMSQSSSPSRKQWRVVSEHPARNAGNEEVDRSRLGQSDERTIYEGQELRDVMEFHSIQMDGIVSVDDGIVQQRIQNLARQREEMQQVEIELRAQLIAKAEIVEMQNTFEAQFKEQSSTMSRLQVEQLREKEQSIHELERKMEEKERELHAVRLDNEAAWAKEDLLREQSNEIANYRREHDSIEAERAHHRQQIHELQEHIQEKERQMLELQDQHRVAQETILYKDEQIREAQAWMGRVQEIDVLQSSTLQAELRERTEQFNQLWLGSQRQFAEMERMHMQAIQQYQLELAAVRGNTGVYNGESSMSQNVSSDGSQIAQNNGNLVEANGGGTPNGNSGGLANGNTEYGQQYASSGNSSSQTNHTPSLPITPSIIGIPSYLPPGQVSAMHPYVMHQQGAGQAVGSHIPQSHVGHFHSVPAMTSFHQWQNQQAPSEGLTKSSADQFSLSQAEENSSRSGFNYSYGFSINERTLQQDYLSNSMSQRVDPSSQISSTEEAQTLESVERSYFVDAEAQHNLQQISSQFHEALRLEPLNNTTDMKAHENEVGSIAANEPVSQDVMTEQPSSTASPSPLESSVQPVHVNEASLNCASDAVLSTEQTNSLASGTVPESALLDERALLASIVRTIPPGGKIRISSTLPNRLGKMLAPLRWHDYKKIYGKLDDFVASHPELFVIEGDYIQLREGAQGIIAATAAVAKVAAAAAAASSPYLSFFPPVAVTPMADFGRVKKMPSTESKPVRNVMSSSHPSTMQTQYSNGSAFNVTGNLSNVKILSKPKDPMEFNGQPLRVHAENGTHSDRSGLGNPQSKVPVHSRPVANFNGKQPGSHRTATALPSRR